From Dreissena polymorpha isolate Duluth1 chromosome 15, UMN_Dpol_1.0, whole genome shotgun sequence, a single genomic window includes:
- the LOC127860288 gene encoding DC-STAMP domain-containing protein 2-like yields MSKKICYAKASDIKPDRAPLKRTAAQSARDQTNTGTPAHDKNMDASGHSHTVCFDAVNIERRFSPPDAATSWHEQIYKKILRSERGAYTTIKAVFGALVGVLIGAAFFPLCVYSFGYTYELSGYIASIATVLLILSLAFSSYCRCIVSLCFPNFFTGKGRAVLLTVLLSLIVSYPLENITNNAKETGKSMSCVVELAANQSRYLQGQLRQPVEELKAHIETQFAFVKRLSKTVKDAYGDATNALNVANDALDSTIQAINRARQECEGRLSSASSSCSNFCHNLPLSWIGLSCDSACSSLSTIGDQCKHLSVINDPLTAVSKQARDALNKAMSFFDVSFEKLEDFSASSNASKNFKDIKKEINEAIESKAKTLLSVFGIGKKVLSLSLLVLFVQSFLYLRNYLAKDSFDNIYITAQFRKLDNENKAQGRESVLPLKKKEKHKYVNTQSKKLNPSELAYCKLGLVQVLLHFIMCLLIVIFDLGLYYILDLVRIHGQVDMEVKGHGEFRIQVNGEGIFANFYRLFIDNLNLDKRYQSSVNVSDCLPDPSPPNYNMYLVFLIMYAVATAIVFLQGYGMRLRRIISAYFYPEQELARLDYLHKKISHQRVSRLKLLRNLIVSAHKESREKDSLRLSPWLCFKIFILNKIMSKEEKLQCLSCKQSESSVSHVNIRRCSSEIEGATCEGVYCDECWGYLAGSCALCDKNNVI; encoded by the exons atGTCAAAAAAAATTTGTTATGCAAAAGCTTCGGATATAAAGCCCGACCGAGCTCCTTTGAAGAGAACAGCTGCACAATCTGCTCGGGACCAAACAAATACGGGAACCCCAGCACACG ataaaaacatggaTGCTTCCGGTCATTCTCACACCGTGTGTTTCGACGCTGTCAATATAGAGCGCCGGTTCAGCCCACCCGACGCCGCGACTTCTTGGCacgaacaaatatataaaaaaatattgcgtAGCGAAAGAGGAGCATACACAACCATAAAAGCAGTATTTGGTGCCTTGGTGGGCGTCCTAATTGGCGCAGCATTCTTCCCTCTATGTGTTTACAGCTTTGGCTACACATATGAATTATCGGGTTATATTGCTTCCATAGCAACCGTGCTCCTTATTCTCTCACTTGCTTTTTCAAGTTATTGCAGATGCATCGTAAGCCTTTGTTTTCCGAACTTCTTTACCGGAAAAGGCCGAGCGGTTCTACTTACGGTCCTGTTGTCGTTGATTGTGAGTTATCCCCTAGAAAATATCACAAACAACGCCAAAGAAACCGGAAAGAGCATGTCGTGTGTGGTTGAGTTGGCTGCAAATCAGAGTCGATACCTGCAGGGTCAATTGCGTCAGCCAGTAGAGGAATTAAAAG CTCACATCGAAACCCAATTCGCCTTTGTGAAACGTCTTAGCAAGACTGTTAAAGACGCCTATGGTGACGCCACAAATGCGTTGAACGTCGCGAATGATGCTTTGGATTCAACGATACAGGCGATCAACAGAGCCAGACAG GAGTGTGAAGGGAGGTTATCCAGCGCATCAAGCTCATGCTCTAATTTTTGCCACAATCTTCCGCTGTCCTGGATAGG ACTTTCATGCGATTCAGCTTGTAGTTCCCTTTCAACGATCGGGGACCAGTGCAAACATCTCAGCGTAATCAACGACCCTTTAACCGCAGTTTCCAAGCAAGCTAG AGACGCTCTCAATAAAGCAATGAGCTTTTTTGACGTCAGTTTTGAAAAACTAGAAGACTTTAGCGCGAGTTCAAATGCTTCAAAGAACTTTAAAgatattaaaaaagaaatcaaCGAAGCCATTGAATCAAAAGCAAAGACGCTGTTGTCGGTATTCGGCATCGGGAAGAAAGTATTATCTCTGTCGCTTTTGGTTCTATTCGTACAATCATTCTTGTACCTCAGAAACTATTTGGCCAAGGACAGTTTCGACAACATCTATATTACCGCTCAGTTCCGGAAATTAGACAACGAAAACAAAGCACAAGGTAGAGAATCGGTCCTGCCactgaagaaaaaagaaaaacacaagtACGTTAATACGCAGTCCAAGAAACTGAATCCCAGTGAACTAGCGTACTGTAAACTTGGACTTGTACAAGTTCTGCTACATTTTATAATGTGTCTCCTGATTGTCATATTTGACCTTGGCCTTTATTACATCCTTGACCTCGTCAGAATACATGGGCAGGTCGATATGGAAGTCAAAGGTCATGGAGAGTTCAGGATTCAGGTCAATGGTGAAGGGATATTTGCAAACTTTTATCGTCTTTTCATTGACAATCTTAACCTAGATAAGAGATACCAATCATCCGTGAATGTCAGCGACTGTCTTCCTGACCCGAGCCCACCGAACTACAACATGTACCTAGTCTTCCTGATCATGTACGCCGTCGCCACTGCCATCGTCTTCCTACAAGGATACGGTATGCGCCTTCGACGGATAATTTCCGCATACTTTTATCCGGAGCAAGAACTGGCGCGACTGGACTACTTACATAAGAAAATTAGTCACCAGAGGGTCAGTCGACTAAAATTACTCCGAAATCTGATCGTTTCTGCCCACAAAGAGTCCCGGGAAAAAGATAGTTTGCGACTGTCACCGTGGCTTTGCTTTAagattttcattttgaacaagATTATGTCGAAGGAAGAGAAACTGCAGTGCCTCAGTTGCAAGCAGTCGGAGAGCAGTGTTAGTCACGTGAACATTAGACGATGTTCGTCAGAGATCGAAGGAGCAACATGCGAGGGCGTTTACTGCGATGAATGCTGGGGCTATTTAGCGGGCTCATGCGCACTGTGCGATAAGAATAACGTCATATGA